In a single window of the Terriglobus roseus genome:
- a CDS encoding ester cyclase, whose translation MQDVRELTQRWFEEVWNQKRLATVDELLAPEVRAHGFPEFNSVQDAAGFKASVVQFHNAFPKIQLKMQDVFVDGDKSAVRWTATLHGREDATDKPAAVSGFATARWSSGQIVEAWNFVDMTAVIAKMQEMETPARTEVTDRQSFEAL comes from the coding sequence ATGCAGGATGTACGCGAACTGACGCAGCGGTGGTTTGAAGAGGTCTGGAATCAGAAACGGCTCGCAACCGTCGATGAGCTGCTGGCCCCCGAGGTGCGGGCGCACGGCTTCCCCGAATTCAATTCGGTCCAGGATGCCGCAGGCTTCAAAGCCTCTGTTGTTCAATTTCACAATGCTTTTCCGAAGATCCAGCTGAAGATGCAGGATGTCTTCGTGGACGGAGACAAGTCCGCGGTGCGCTGGACCGCGACGCTTCACGGCCGCGAAGACGCAACGGATAAGCCGGCGGCCGTTTCGGGCTTTGCGACGGCCAGATGGTCCAGCGGTCAGATTGTGGAAGCGTGGAACTTTGTGGATATGACGGCTGTCATCGCGAAGATGCAGGAGATGGAAACGCCGGCCAGGACCGAGGTCACTGACCGGCAATCTTTCGAAGCGCTATAG
- a CDS encoding M3 family metallopeptidase, giving the protein MTVLNETPVVAGTAPVFDASNPFFAPSSLPYSAPPFDKIREEHYMPAFDAGMAEGRAEVDAIIANTDAPTFDNTLVALEKSGALLNRVATAFYAIAGANTNAAIQQMQQDVAPKLSAHGDSINLDEKLFARVKTLYEQRESLDLDAESLRLLEITYDGFVKAGALLSEPSKNTLRALNTEQSTLQAKFINRVLAAMKEGGLHVVTREALDGLSDAEIAEAAEAAKSRELDGFYLSLQNTTQQPALASLTNRETRKALWEASLTRAEQGNDHDTREMISRLAQLRAQRAHLLGYESYAAWKLSDQMARTPEAAVKFLDNLVPAALVGAKAEAAEMQALIGDSFTLEPWDWAFYAEAVRKAKYDINEDEVKQYFELSSVFEDGVLFAATKLYGITFSKRADLPVYHPDVVTYEVFNADGSHLALLYCDFYRRDSKRGGAWMSSLLTQSKLLGDAPIITNVCNYTKPVGDEPSLIDSDEAQTLFHEFGHALHGLFSEATYPSLSGTAVPRDFVEFPSQFNEHWASYPAIFNNYAKHWKTGEVMPADLQAKLKATKNFNGGHALTEVLAAAELDMQWHTLPSDSEAPDASAFEAAALERAGVSVPLVPPRYRSTYFSHIFGGGYAAGYYAYLWAEMLDSDAYHWFEEHGGLTRANGDRLRNMVLSRGNTADPAELYRAWAGRDPVIGPMLQQRGIPDSAVTG; this is encoded by the coding sequence ATGACTGTTCTGAATGAAACGCCGGTAGTTGCGGGAACCGCTCCAGTTTTCGACGCAAGCAATCCGTTCTTTGCGCCCAGCTCGTTGCCTTACTCTGCGCCTCCATTCGACAAGATCCGCGAAGAGCACTACATGCCCGCGTTCGATGCCGGTATGGCTGAGGGGCGGGCCGAGGTGGATGCCATCATCGCGAACACCGATGCGCCAACGTTCGACAACACCCTGGTCGCTCTGGAGAAGAGCGGCGCCCTGCTGAACCGCGTTGCCACTGCCTTCTATGCGATCGCCGGCGCGAATACCAATGCTGCGATTCAGCAGATGCAGCAGGACGTTGCGCCCAAGCTGTCGGCGCATGGCGACAGCATCAACCTGGACGAGAAGTTGTTTGCACGCGTGAAGACCCTGTATGAGCAGCGCGAGTCGCTTGACCTGGATGCGGAGTCGCTGCGCCTGCTGGAAATCACGTATGACGGCTTCGTAAAGGCAGGCGCGCTGTTGAGCGAGCCGAGCAAGAACACCCTGCGCGCGCTGAATACCGAGCAGTCCACGCTGCAGGCGAAATTCATCAATCGCGTGCTGGCAGCCATGAAGGAAGGTGGCCTGCACGTTGTGACGCGCGAAGCGCTGGATGGCCTGTCGGATGCAGAGATTGCAGAGGCCGCCGAGGCAGCGAAGTCGCGCGAGTTGGATGGCTTCTATCTCTCACTGCAGAACACGACGCAGCAGCCTGCGCTTGCTTCACTGACCAATCGCGAGACCCGTAAGGCCCTGTGGGAGGCTTCGCTGACGCGTGCCGAACAGGGGAATGATCACGACACCCGCGAGATGATCTCGCGCCTGGCGCAGCTTCGCGCGCAACGTGCGCATCTGCTGGGTTACGAAAGCTATGCGGCCTGGAAGCTCTCCGACCAGATGGCCCGCACGCCCGAAGCCGCTGTGAAGTTTCTCGACAACCTGGTCCCCGCGGCGCTCGTCGGTGCCAAGGCCGAAGCGGCAGAAATGCAGGCACTGATCGGCGACTCCTTCACGCTGGAGCCGTGGGACTGGGCCTTCTATGCCGAAGCTGTTCGCAAGGCGAAGTACGACATCAATGAAGACGAGGTGAAGCAGTACTTCGAACTGAGCAGTGTCTTTGAAGATGGTGTGCTCTTTGCTGCAACGAAGCTCTATGGCATCACGTTCTCCAAGCGGGCGGACCTGCCGGTCTACCACCCGGACGTTGTGACCTATGAGGTTTTCAACGCGGACGGATCGCATCTTGCACTGCTGTACTGCGACTTCTACCGGCGCGATTCGAAGCGTGGCGGCGCGTGGATGAGTTCGCTGCTGACACAGTCAAAGCTGCTGGGCGATGCGCCCATCATCACCAATGTCTGCAACTACACGAAGCCGGTGGGCGATGAACCTTCGTTGATTGACAGCGATGAGGCGCAGACGCTCTTCCATGAGTTCGGGCACGCACTGCATGGCTTGTTCAGTGAAGCGACCTACCCATCGCTCAGCGGTACCGCGGTACCGCGTGACTTCGTCGAATTCCCATCGCAGTTCAATGAGCACTGGGCTTCGTACCCGGCCATCTTCAATAACTACGCGAAACACTGGAAGACGGGCGAAGTCATGCCCGCCGACCTACAGGCAAAGCTGAAGGCGACGAAGAATTTCAATGGCGGCCACGCGTTAACGGAAGTACTTGCAGCGGCCGAACTCGACATGCAATGGCACACGCTACCCTCGGACAGTGAAGCGCCGGATGCATCGGCCTTCGAAGCCGCTGCGCTGGAACGTGCCGGTGTGTCGGTGCCACTGGTGCCGCCACGCTATCGCTCGACGTACTTCTCGCACATCTTCGGCGGTGGCTATGCCGCGGGCTACTACGCGTACCTGTGGGCGGAGATGCTGGACAGCGATGCGTATCACTGGTTCGAAGAGCATGGCGGCCTGACACGCGCCAATGGCGATCGCCTGCGCAACATGGTGCTGTCACGCGGCAACACCGCCGATCCTGCTGAGCTCTATCGCGCGTGGGCGGGTCGTGATCCGGTCATTGGACCGATGCTGCAACAGCGTGGGATTCCTGACTCGGCGGTGACTGGATAG
- the metH gene encoding methionine synthase, giving the protein MTGDSKPLRLSGSQPFTQQAGVFIMLGERTNVAGSPKFAKLIKEGKYEEAVSVARQQVENGANVIDICMDEGMIDGVAAMTRYLQLLASEPEVAKVPFMVDSSKWEVIEAGLKCLQGKGIVNSISLKEGEDKFRQNARTVLKYGAAVVVMAFDEQGQAATYEDKIRICERAYRILVDEVGFPAEDIIFDPNILTVATGMEEHNNYAVDFINATRWIKANLPHAKVSGGVSNISFSFRGNNKVREAMHSAFLYHAIAAGMDMGIVNAGMLELYDAIEPELKVLVEDVLLNRRPDATERLVDYGEQLKAAGTSNPEAAAKKAEEWRSGTVEERLSHALVKGIDTYIDEDTEEARAKLGRPLLVIEGPLMQGMSVVGDLFGAGKMFLPQVVKSARVMKKAVAYLFPFMEAEKAEMAAAGIVMRTQGKIVLATVKGDVHDIGKNIVGVVLACNNYEVFDMGVMVPAEKILARAKEVNADIIGLSGLITPSLDEMVHVAKEMERQGFTVPLLIGGATTSRAHTAIKIAPHYSQPVVHVTDASRAVPVTTNLLSEDNRAQYVAQHAAEYEAVRKAHLAPKQPMVPIATARLRRTPIEWRSEDIAQPEFLGVRVLDHFPLAELREYIDWSPFFHTWGLKGIYPRILDDKLQGEEARELYTNANKMLDRIVNENLLRARGVYGFFPASAVGDDVELYSDAARSDVREHFHFLRQQAHRDGNEPCRSLADFIAPKETGLPDTIGAFAVTTGIGLKEFCDGFRAQHDDYSAIMAEAIADRLAEAFAEALHKRVRDQWGFGRNEGLTTQQIIAEKYRGIRPAPGYPACPDHTEKGTIWRLLDAQANTGIEITESFAMWPGSSVSGIYFAHPESRFFSLGKIDRDQAQDYAKRKGMPLVEVERWLGPNLNYDPEG; this is encoded by the coding sequence ATGACCGGTGACAGTAAGCCCCTCCGCCTGAGCGGATCACAGCCCTTCACACAGCAGGCCGGCGTCTTCATCATGCTGGGCGAACGCACTAACGTGGCCGGCTCCCCGAAGTTTGCGAAGCTGATCAAAGAGGGCAAGTACGAAGAGGCCGTCAGCGTCGCGCGCCAGCAGGTGGAGAATGGCGCGAATGTCATCGACATCTGCATGGACGAGGGCATGATCGACGGCGTCGCCGCCATGACCCGTTATCTGCAGCTGCTCGCCAGCGAGCCTGAGGTGGCCAAGGTGCCCTTCATGGTCGACTCCTCCAAGTGGGAGGTCATCGAGGCCGGGCTGAAGTGCCTACAGGGCAAGGGCATCGTTAACTCCATCTCGCTGAAGGAAGGCGAGGACAAGTTCCGCCAGAATGCACGCACCGTGTTGAAGTATGGCGCGGCCGTCGTCGTCATGGCCTTTGACGAGCAGGGCCAGGCAGCGACCTACGAAGACAAGATCCGCATCTGCGAGCGCGCCTATCGCATCCTCGTCGATGAGGTTGGCTTCCCTGCCGAAGACATCATCTTCGATCCCAACATCCTGACCGTTGCGACCGGCATGGAGGAGCACAACAACTACGCCGTCGACTTCATCAACGCGACGCGCTGGATCAAGGCGAACCTGCCGCATGCGAAGGTCAGCGGCGGCGTCAGCAACATCTCGTTCAGCTTCCGTGGCAACAACAAGGTCCGCGAGGCGATGCACTCGGCGTTCCTGTATCACGCGATCGCAGCGGGTATGGACATGGGCATCGTCAACGCCGGCATGCTGGAGCTGTACGACGCCATCGAGCCTGAGCTAAAGGTGCTGGTCGAAGATGTCCTGCTGAACCGTAGACCGGACGCGACGGAGCGCCTGGTCGACTATGGCGAGCAGCTCAAAGCAGCCGGCACCAGCAACCCGGAGGCCGCTGCGAAGAAGGCCGAAGAGTGGCGCAGCGGGACGGTGGAAGAGCGCCTGTCGCATGCGCTGGTCAAGGGCATCGACACCTATATTGATGAAGACACGGAAGAGGCCCGCGCAAAGCTGGGCCGTCCACTGCTCGTCATCGAAGGCCCGCTCATGCAGGGCATGAGCGTCGTCGGCGATCTCTTCGGTGCGGGCAAGATGTTCCTGCCGCAGGTGGTGAAGTCGGCTCGCGTGATGAAGAAGGCCGTCGCCTACCTCTTCCCATTCATGGAGGCTGAGAAGGCCGAAATGGCCGCGGCCGGCATCGTCATGCGCACGCAGGGCAAGATCGTGCTCGCGACGGTGAAGGGCGATGTGCACGACATCGGCAAGAACATCGTCGGCGTGGTGCTTGCCTGCAACAACTACGAGGTCTTCGACATGGGCGTGATGGTGCCTGCGGAGAAGATCCTTGCGCGCGCGAAGGAAGTGAACGCGGACATCATCGGCCTCAGCGGCCTCATCACGCCGTCGCTCGACGAGATGGTGCACGTTGCGAAGGAGATGGAGCGGCAGGGCTTCACCGTCCCCCTGCTGATTGGCGGCGCAACGACCAGCCGTGCACACACAGCCATCAAGATCGCGCCACACTACAGTCAGCCCGTCGTGCATGTCACCGACGCGAGCCGAGCCGTGCCGGTGACCACGAACCTGCTGAGCGAGGACAATCGCGCACAGTACGTCGCACAGCATGCCGCGGAGTATGAGGCTGTTCGCAAAGCCCACCTGGCGCCCAAGCAGCCCATGGTTCCCATCGCTACCGCGCGCCTTCGCCGCACGCCCATTGAGTGGCGCAGCGAAGACATTGCACAGCCGGAGTTCCTCGGCGTGCGCGTGCTGGATCACTTCCCTCTTGCGGAGCTGCGCGAGTACATCGACTGGTCTCCCTTCTTTCACACATGGGGTCTGAAGGGTATCTATCCGCGCATTCTCGACGACAAGCTGCAGGGCGAAGAGGCTCGCGAGCTCTACACGAATGCGAACAAGATGCTCGACCGCATTGTGAACGAGAACCTGCTGCGTGCCCGTGGTGTGTACGGCTTCTTCCCCGCGAGTGCAGTCGGTGACGATGTTGAGCTTTACAGCGACGCAGCGCGCAGCGACGTCCGCGAACACTTCCACTTTCTGCGGCAGCAGGCGCATCGCGATGGCAACGAACCATGCCGCTCCCTCGCGGACTTCATCGCACCGAAGGAGACCGGGCTGCCCGATACCATCGGTGCCTTCGCAGTGACGACTGGTATTGGCCTAAAGGAATTCTGCGATGGCTTCCGCGCACAGCACGATGACTACAGCGCCATCATGGCCGAGGCGATCGCGGATCGTCTTGCCGAAGCGTTCGCCGAAGCGCTGCACAAGCGTGTGCGTGATCAGTGGGGGTTTGGCCGCAACGAGGGCCTGACCACGCAGCAGATCATCGCGGAGAAGTATCGCGGCATCCGTCCCGCGCCCGGCTATCCCGCCTGCCCGGACCACACGGAGAAGGGCACCATCTGGCGCCTGCTGGACGCGCAGGCGAACACCGGCATCGAGATCACCGAGTCCTTCGCGATGTGGCCCGGATCGAGCGTGAGCGGTATCTACTTCGCCCATCCCGAGTCGCGCTTCTTCTCACTGGGAAAGATCGACCGTGACCAGGCGCAGGACTACGCGAAGCGTAAGGGCATGCCGCTGGTGGAAGTCGAACGCTGGCTCGGACCAAACCTTAATTACGATCCCGAAGGCTAA